A part of Babylonia areolata isolate BAREFJ2019XMU chromosome 6, ASM4173473v1, whole genome shotgun sequence genomic DNA contains:
- the LOC143282713 gene encoding uncharacterized protein LOC143282713: MVKFWILFAFLLLPLAVLTFPVTKESAARKGKHQFPILPDPWQLEYEDPRCAMDVRGRLHRTTTLTGDAHSRLLWHCSLVVTPEQGSDWKATLIPLRTVPDGAKPARGVDPKATEATTVPAIFREDSVVRVHSDGVPKVTDATTVPVTFRLEDTCVRKHGARIRKQTDAAMGPATLRGDTAVRIHTVTTTVSAIIRENTVVTEHDVTESRLLTLVCRCLTILTVDADTVETAVAKSCVQLSLVVLSKLHVITLRTVAPVQGGLYHVLKVHHFRTINLCTSFEIIRIVKHYVNAYKARCFHICRTKLDLAASAIRPSLFKYRNNSIIYYHRRCICRLMDAVINNVRTCIRVSFAPKHSSSHFSMYCGHVVNIVCFLVSVCYVKNYLCKKVEKTKNTKPSEIFDNAGFSTGSDNAKHQSDGCFHSITKSRHGQNTSILSDILHHTWRFGQQRMSNLLPHTSATPERRAHTKSPSPTSSTLRSVREHLAPDHLTRTKEGTGAVTESSLSTFSPEDTGFPGQSVINNVYPVTRFLPDSTRNPSQDLVHVGYRLATLGALPAEVTVSRVRLANAGFYSRGVGDEVTCYSCHVRHSGWTRGDNPMEVHRRLSPHCPHVQQSEEASAALPPTAAATDTPGGAVVNGDSDASGHGHVHGTGASVLTNGHEEDSEGPSPAAPSGHTGTVPDAAAQNSAQRRQNAEHQSTPLGRGTESSPATETAVTSRSGHNPSAVTSRTGGTSSPTSPNTGADTRQTGSVVSNPGTPAGGERSEAVEHTTPTPTTTTTTTGSSVTATTDASRQRTNENPPRPLFPRAALDLGGAVYPMYQNMNGRRQSFPRWDETRAPPLVDIILNGMFYAGYSDCVRCFYCGVGLKNWVVTDDVWAEHVRWRADCQYLRAIKGDDFIRNTQRRLGIENSEDTVAPNSSRTSPSAPETQQRQQQQQQQQQQQQQQQQQQPHTSAPAITTTATASRTATGINTTAATVATPPPPPPPPPAAVSGSAGHPDVRTSGPAANQGAQPRAADFRGSEGAGGAGAVASSRTRPASGSTTSISSNSRRSVSEGRGSGGAEGTSGGAGFNAASSVTDQETAAATTPSTSQQPGNRTQTHNYLCRVCQRARVDTILLPCGHIVACETCARSVTSCPLCSRHVQATARVLME, from the exons ATGGTCAAGTTTTGGATTCTTTTCGCTTTCCTTCTGCTTCCCCTGGCTGTGCTGACTTTCCCTGTGACGAAGGAGTCCGCCGCACGTAAGGGAAAGCATCAGTTCCCGATCTTACCTGACCCGTGGCAGCTCGAATATGAAGACCCACGTTGCGCCATGGACGTCAGAGGCCGATTACACCGCACCACAACGCTGACTGGGGATGCACACAGCAGGCTTCTTTGGCACTGTTCACTTGTCGTCACTCCAGAGCAAGGCAGCGACTGGAAGGCGACCTTAATCCCCCTGCGAACAGTACCCGATGGAGCGAAGCCAGCACGTGGAGTCGACCCTAAAGCGACTGAAGCAACGACGGTACCAGCAATATTTCGCGAAGATTCCGTCGTTAGGGTGCATAGCGATGGAGTCCCCAAAGTAACTGACGCAACGACGGTGCCAGTGACATTTCGCCTCGAAGATACCTGCGTTAGAAAACATGGCGCTAGAATCCGTAAGCAAACTGACGCAGCGATGGGTCCAGCAACATTACGCGGTGATACCGCTGTTAGAATACACACTGTAACAACGACGGTGTCAGCAATAATTCGCGAAAATACCGTCGTTACAGAACATGATGTAACAGAGTCTCGCCTTCTGACTCTAGTTTGCAGATGTCTCACAATCCTGACTGTCGATGCAGACACGGTAGAAACAGCAGTGGCGAAGTCATGTGTACAGCTGAGTCTTGTGGTACTGTCCAAGTTGCACGTCATCACTTTGCGGACAGTCGCTCCCGTCCAGGGGGGTTTATATCACGTGCTCAAAGTTCATCACTTTCGGACTATAAACCTGTGCACCTCATTTGAAATTATTCGAATTGTAAAACACTATGTAAATGCATATAAAGCAAGGTGTTTTCATATATGTCGGACTAAACTAGATTTAGCCGCAAGTGCCATTCGTCCTAGTCTATTCAAGTATAGAAACAATTCTATCATATACTATCATCGGAGATGTATATGTCGTTTAATGGATGCTGTAATAAATAATGTCAGGACATGTATCCGTGTATCATTTGCTCCAAAACATTCATCGTCACATTTTTCAATGTACTGTGGACACGTTGTCAATATCGTGTGCTTTCTAGTGTCAGTTTGTTACGTGAAAAATTACCTTTGTAAGAAAGTCGAGAAAACCAAAAATACGAAACCTTCAGAAATATTTGACAATGCAGGGTTTAGTACAGGATCCGACAACGCCAAACATCAATCAGATGGTTGTTTTCATTCCATTACCAAATCACGCCATGGACAGAACACCAGCATATTGTCCGACATTTTACATCACACCTGGAGATTCGGTCAACAGCGGATGAGCAATCTTCTCCCGCACACATCAGCCACACCAGAAAGGCGTGCGCACACCAAAAGCCCGTCTCCAACGTCTTCAACGCTTCGTTCTGTTCGTGAACACCTTGCTCCTGACCACCTCACAAGAACTAAAGAAGGGACTGGCGCCGTCACAGAATCCAGCTTATCAACCTTTTCGCCGGAGGACACAGGTTTCCCCGGACAGTCCGTTATCAACAACGTCTACCCGGTCACCCGGTTTCTACCCGACTCCACCCGCAATCCCAGCCAGGACCTGGTCCACGTGGGTTATCGCCTGGCGACGCTGGGCGCTCTCCCCGCCGAGGTGACCGTCTCCCGCGTTCGCCTGGCCAACGCCGGCTTCTACTCCCGGGGCGTCGGTGACGAGGTCACGTGCTACAGTTGCCACGTGCGGCACTCCGGTTGGACGAGGGGTGACAACCCCATGGAGGTCCACCGGCGGCTGTCTCCGCACTGCCCTCACGTACAGCAAAGTGAGGAGGCGTCGGCTGCTTTACCCCCTACTGCTGCCGCTACAGACACTCCAGGCGGCGCTGTTGTGAACGGTGATTCCGATGCAAGCGGCCACGGCCACGTCCACGGAACCGGCGCTTCTGTTCTCACCAACGGCCACGAGGAAGACAGCGAGGGTCCTTCCCCAGCAGCACCTTCAGGACACACCGGCACCGTTCCGGACGCCGCCGCTCAGAACAGCGCTCAAAGAAGGCAAAACGCCGAGCATCAATCCACCCCTCTAGGACGCGGAACCGAAAGCAGTccagcaacagaaacagcagtgacCAGCAGAAGTGGACACAACCCTTCAGCAGTGACCAGCAGAACTGGTGGTACCTCTTCCCCAACATCACCAAACACTGGAGCAGACACTCGCCAAACCGGCTCCGTTGTTTCCAACCCGGGCACTCCAGCAGGAGGGGAGAGAAGCGAGGCTGTggaacacaccacccccacccccaccaccaccaccactaccaccggaTCGTCCGTCACAGCCACCACCGACGCCTCGCGTCAGCGGACCAATGAAAACCCGCCACGCCCTCTGTTCCCACGGGCGGCGCTGGACCTTGGCGGAGCGGTGTACCCCATGTACCAGAACATGAATGGCCGGAGACAGTCCTTCCCTCGCTGGGATGAAACGCGGGCCCCGCCCCTTGTGGACATCATTCTCAACGGCATGTTCTACGCTG GCTACAGCGATTGCGTCCGGTGTTTTTACTGCGGGGTGGGGCTGAAAAACTGGGTGGTGACGGACGACGTGTGGGCCGAGCACGTGCGCTGGAGAGCGGACTGTCAGTATCTGAGAGCCATCAAGGGAGACGATTTCATCCGGAACACTCAGAGGAGACTGGGTATCGAg aacTCTGAAGATACTGTAGCGCCAAACTCCTCAAGAACTAGCCCGTCAGCACCAGAAACACAACAgaggcaacaacagcagcagcagcagcagcagcagcagcagcagcagcagcagcagcagccacacaCCTCAGCGCCCGCAATCACCACCACGGCTACAGCTTCCAGAACAGCAACTGGAATAAACACAACAGCAGCGACTgtggcaacaccaccaccaccaccaccaccaccaccagcagctgtCAGCGGTTCTGCCGGTCATCCTGACGTGAGGACATCAGGACCTGCTGCTAACCAGGGAGCTCAACCGAGGGCTGCAGACTTCCGGGGAAGTGAAGGTGCCGGCGGCGCTGGGGCAGTGGCGTCATCAAGGACCCGGCCAGCGTCGGGGtccaccaccagcatcagcagTAACAGCAGGAGGAGTGTCAGTGAGGGACGTGGCAGCGGCGGCGCAGAGGGTACCAGCGGAGGTGCGGGTTTCAACGCTGCATCCAGTG TGACAGACcaggaaacagcagcagcaacaacaccatccaCTAGTCAGCAACCCGGGAACCGAACCCAGACCCACAACTACCTGTGCAGGGTGTGTCAGCGGGCCCGCGTGGACACCATTCTCCTGCCCTGCGGTCATATCGTCGCCTGCGAGACGTGTGCGAGATCTGTGACGTCATGTCCGCTCTGCTCCCGACACGTGCAGGCCACAGCAAGGGTTCTGATGGAGTAG